The stretch of DNA GCTAATATTCCTATTACTACCTCATACGAGTACCAAGAGAAGCATCGCTGTACATTTTATCAGCATGTTTGACTATAAGCCATGGCGCTCCCAGTACTGTTCTATAAACAGAGACTGCAAAACTGCTTACATAAAGGTAAAAAATGCTTACTTGCTCCGCTTGAATAATGTCACCCAGACTTCGATGTCTATTTTGCGGCTATGTTTTTTTTTCTATCCTTGCATTACTACATATGTATCTATATTTACCTACTAATAAAGTAAGGTGCGTtcctttgattttttttaaatccgCTCACCATAGAATTTTTTTTATCAAGGTGGTACTGATttttatgcatctgtttgctagAAAAGAAAAATTACAAAATCACTAATTGAGAAGTACTCCTTCCAAAAGATCACCTTACACTCCCAGATTGCGACAAGTGAcgcgctgcatgtgcgccacttgtcacAACCTGCGAGTTTTCCCTTACTTTATAGATCCGTCCATTCAAAATGGTTTATCTCTTAAATCGTACGTCCAAATCTTAAACCGTTTTCACCCTTGAAATCCTcacgtcgagatcttcaaaattagaatccatgttgataggttttgacgaacttttttcatgaaaaaacagAATGAAAATCGGACGAAAAAATCGTGTCTGTCGCGAAAgaaaaaaatgcgtttttttcgttttcgagaggcacggtcATGCCTCTCACAGAATCAAAATCGTGCCTCTTGTGGAAGCAAAACAGCGCATCTCACAAAATAAAAAAAGACGTATTTTTCATCCGAGAAGCACGATTGTGCCTCTCGCGAAAACAAAATCGTGCCTTTCACGGAAGAAAAActatgcctctcgcggaagcaaaaagGATCGCGTTTTTTTCtttccgaaaggcacggccgtgcctctcgtgaaagcaAAACCGTCCCTCTCACGGAAAAAAAGGAAAACACATTTTTCCATTTCCGAGAAGTGCccctcgcgaaagcaaaaccgtgctTCTCCCGGAAGCACAAGAAAGACAAGCATTTTTTTCtcgcaaaaaaataaaaaaaaatgtCCAAAAGCTAAAAAAGACTAGTGAAAAACCAAAAAGCCTAAAAAATCAAAACAAAAGTCGTCTGAAAAACCGAAAACACGTGAGAAAAAAAACACAAAATCCAAATGAAAGCCCAAAAGCTGACACGTGGCGTCCGCAGGGAACGCGCCTAGTGGCGCGCTCTTCGCCCAGCCCAAGTGATTGTTCagaggctcccgaaggagcgaTTGTTCGAAATCACTAGGTGAGGAGTACTCGTTGCAAGGATCACTCCAACTCCCCGGGTTGCGGCATGTGGTgcacatgcagcgcgccacttgtcgcaacctaggagtttttcctttttttcgtAGATCCATTTATTCAAAACGCTCTATCTCTCAAACTGTGCGTCCAAATCTCAAACCGCTTTCATCATTGGATTCCTCGCATGTTGATAGGTCttgacgaactttttttcacgaaaaaaaccagatgaaaaaaccgaaccgggagcacTGGTTTTTTCTCTTTCCGAAAGAGGCATGcccgtgcctctcacgaaattacaaccgtgcctctcgtgaaagcaaaaccgtgactctcatgGAAAAAAAAACACAtcttttttttcgtttccgaggaggcacggccgtgactctcgcgaaagcacactcgtgcctctcgcgaaagcaaaaccgtgactctccgtttccgagaggcatgaccgtgactctcgcgaaatcacaaccgtgcgtctcgcggaagcaaaaccatgactctcgcgaaaggaaaaaaaaacagaaaacacgttttttcccgtttctgagaggcacgtctgtgactctcgcgaaaggacaaccgtgcctctcgtggaagcaaaaccgtgactcgcgaaaggaaaaaacagaaaacgtatttttttcgtttccgagaggcacggccatgactctcgcgaaagtAAAACCGTGCTTCTCGCGGAGGCAAAatcgtgactctcgcgaaagaaaaagaaaaaacacgtttttttcacgcaaaaaaatttcaaatttttggtcgaaaagctaaggaagaccagtgaaaaccaaaacgtcgaaaaaaACCCCCAAAAAATGTTTAAATAGCCGAAAACGCGtgcagaaaaataaaaaaatctaaAGGGAGCGCCtagagcgcgacacgtggcgaatggctgagagcgcgccaagtggcgctgGTTGTTGCGAGGCTTTCGAAgaagcgctcgttaactagtcgGCTCCCGCGAttgttaactagttgctcccgaAAAATTACTTTGTCCAGAATTTCGTACATGAGCTGCGCACGATGTAACCCAACGAAGCCAGCCCACCTAATTTCCTGCCTTCGCACTAGGAAAACCCTATTTACTGCATGTAGCCACAAATAGTCGGAGCTTCACAGAGGGCGCCCATAGTGGCCTGGCCCATTTTAGTTTCTTCGTGTGTTCTGTTTCTATTTTTCTTTCTCTATCCACTTGACTTTTTATTTCTcgtttgttttttattttttcaattttaatatttttatttttatttttctgtaAATTCAAAATAGTTCAtaattatttttataattttggCAAAATGTTAAGTATTCCAAAATTGTTGGTGTTTTGGAAAAAAATCTTCAGAACTTCAAAAAACTTACCCAAAAAAATTGTGTTTTCCAAAATTGTTCAAGATTTTTAGATAGATAATTACATTTTAAAAGTGCtcaaaatttgaaaaatattccTGTTTTAGTGAAATGTCCACAATTCAAATAATGTGCGTGTTTAAAAAATATACATTTCTAAAAATGTTCtgaatcatgaaaatatgttccTGTTTCAAAAATTGTTAACAAATTTTTGAAAATGGTCATGTTTTCAAATGATGTTTGTGAATTTTTACAAATGGTCCGTTTCAAATTGTGTTCGCGTTTTTCCAAAATATGTACAGAATTTTGAAAACTGTTTGggttttcaaaaattgttcatgtttccaAGAATATTTGGCAATTCGTTATTTTTTTAAAAGATAAAAAGTCTCGAATATGATGTTGCAATATGTACTTAAATATTTGTGATGGCCATTGGTTAAGACATGTTTGTCCAGGTGGCCAGCAACACTTTTTTTAGGAACTTGGTCGGGGTCTTTGAGGTCATGAGTTCAATCATTTAACCCGGTtttttttttttggaattttaCTCGCGCCTTACAAACACATATCGATTCGGTACCTAGGCCTTTCACAGCCCATGCAACTTAGCCGGCCCAAGTGCCTAGGAAATAAGGAAAAAATATTTTAAATAGTCTCACATTGCTCCTGCACATACAGTCATACCAATTTACATACCTGTGCAAAACTAAATGTAGTAAGCTGAATGAAGGAAGGATGAATTAAGCTGGATGAAGAATGGATGGATTGGTACGTGTGCCAGCTAGAAAAAGACCATGAATTTCTTTAAAGAAAAAGAATTAACTCCATTACATGAGCTAGATGGATGAATTGCTACGTGAAGTAGGTACAAAACGATCCTAAATTTCTTGAGGATTGTTACCCGGGGAAAAGAGAAGGAAGACCCGACTATGTGAACTAGATGCCTGGAAAAGAGATGACCCAGCTTACTCCCATTTTATGAAACTTCACACCTTAAATCCCCTCGATCAATGAACAAAGAAAAATAACAGAGTAGAATTAACTCCGGTTGTACTATATCGGTGGCTTGTACATGGAAAAAGAGAAGGCCCGCCTCACTTCCATATTATGGAACTCCATACATTAAAATCTCATCGAATGATGGAAAAATAGGTTGAATAATTCGCAGGGCTTCTCTAGCGTGCGATGACCTAAAAAAACCCTTTAATCCCCTCGATGAATGAACAGAAAAATAGCGAATGGATTACTTCACACGCAGCAAACCCAAAACCTAAGTATTCCTTCTCGGTGTGCATACCGGGTCTTGCTTGCACATATAATTCACACtatttttctcccgttgcaacgcacgggcatatgtgctataAGCCTATAAGTGAAAAACCAGCTATCAATAGATAACAAGCAACACCGACACCAGGATGGCCCATAGTTAGAGTCTATCTAGGGCACTAGACATAAAAATGATTATATACCCCTATGAACGCGACGCGGATTTTTGGGACATGGTTCCACGCGAGGATCATATCTAGACCATTAGTTTTGCCTTTGAGATCTATGGTTAATATAGCATTTAATAAATACAAGATATATACATCATGGATAAACAATAGATACCAAAACGAATACAGTATAGTGGGCCAGGACACTTTAGTGCTAACAAATGCGTCCCAGGCAACTCTGTCACATTTCCACCTACCACTCTCAGTTTCatgcatctctctctctctcccgtagTCTCTCCCGTAGTCATCACATGTAAACTGTACTGATGTGTTCGTGAGCGTGTGGCTGATTCATTATGGACGTTTAAGGAAACAAAACAGTAACAGAAGCAGCTAACCATCATACATTATGTGCGAACTATTACATTTGGCAACAATTAAGATAAACTGAAGGTAGCTGGTATATTCCATGCGACATATTATGTTTAGTACGAGCAACTTAATTAGTGCACTACAACTTAAAATGGATTAGTAGAGTTTTTTTTATTACTTCTCTAGCCTAGCTAGGATCCTCGGACAGAACAACATCTCCAAATCGTCAGTACTACTCCCATTCAAAATGGTTTACTCTCACACATGGCAGCTCGAGATTATGAATTTTGCTAAAGAAACACAATACAGCTACATTCAGATCTTCCATATCTGTGTGTTAGAGGAGCCGGTGAACTGCTGTGAGACACTGAGCCATTCGTAGAATGGAGATTTCCCCTTTCATGCATGgaacaggagagagagagagagagagagagagagagagagagagaatttGCTTATCTACTCTCTGCAACTCTCTTCGGCACTTGTGGTTTTATTTGTTTATGATCAAGTTTGTTTGCTCCATAGAAACTCTGTTGCCCCATTTCTGCAAGTGCCCACCAAAAACGGTGCATCCTCGGCCGATCTGTTTCAAGCATAATTATCCCTATGTAAGTTCGGGGTATTTCTTAATTCGTATTTACGAGCACAAATACTATGACACAGAATTTATGAGCATGCAGCTAGCCGTTGGAGCTGGCGTGTAATCAAAGCCACTCTTGTTCAATGCGCGAGGCTGGCTTGTGGGCCATATACTGGAGAAGTCAGAGGCAATACGCTAACTATATCAGTTGGTGTACGGTGGCTTGAAATCTGTATACAGACTCAATGTATTGAAGTAGCACTAATCACGAGGGAACGAGCGGTGTTGATACCAACCTCGCGTGGCTGCATGTCCACACGCGATTTATCGCCTATGAACGGCACGAGTAATAGTGAAGTTGCAACCGCACAGTGACAATGTTCGAATTACATGATTAAAGTTGGAGCAATTTCTCTAATGCGACGATACACATGCTTATGCATATTCTGAAAAACAAAATTGAACAATTTGGCCAAATGAGTATATGCAAGCAATACCTGAATCCCAATTCGAGTCTAGATCGCTCCACCACACCAAGAAAAGGTATGTGTACCTTCAGCAGTAACAAGACTGGAACCATAGGCTCCTATGCTAGGAGCATTTGGGGGTATAAAAGCAAGAAATGACCAGcaggaaaaataaaaaacacaaatAGTCTGAAACAACGCATGCTAGGATAGCAAACAGTTGAAATCTACTCATATCTAGCAACTTAGGATGAATTTGGTATCAAACCAACATTAGTTCATACTATGATTCAATCAGTGCGCATGTATCGTCCAGCAAAAAACATGTAAATGTAAAACATCTGAGTCTACAAAACCCCTCTAGAAGCAGAAATCGTAAACTGTCAGAAATTTGGACATACACAGCAAACCATTCTGCAGTAGCGCCGAGTATCAGTTTATCAGGATATGAAaaggccaacaaggaacaaagccTACATTTGGCACTAAAATGCTCGACCATTCAACTCCACAACCAAATTCAGAAAGGTGAAAAAATCTGAGACTACATTTGCAACTAGTAAAAAATAAACTGATCTTACCGAGAACCGCATACATTCAATGACTTATTTGCTAGCACCATACTACATTAGAAGTGATATAAGAGAAGATCAAGTGCACATATACACATGATAGCATCAGGAAAAACAGATGGAACCACCACAGGTAATTAAACCAAACAGATGGGTTCATATCATGCCTTAATTAAGCCCACGAACAGTAGTGCCACCACAGGTAATCTAACCAAGAGTCAAACCGGTTTCTTAGCAAGACCAGAGAATGTGCCGAAATGCCAAACAAATACTAGGATAGCAACCTCTCTATCTAGGATGAAAGATAGAATTAGTTAGCCATGAATATCCCAGCCCATTGCCATCCCGATTACGaaatgcaacaagaaacaaaaCCTTTGGAGAACAACCAGCTATGCGACAAATGTTCAACGGATCAACTGTGAAACCAGAATCAGGAAGGAGCATAAAAAGTTAAAAACAGAGCCTGCATTTGCTACTGAAAAGTAAACAAATCCTGCAGAGAGCCGCATATATTCTACGGTTCAGTTGGAGGGCTAAATTCAGAAACAGGAAAAAAGTCTGAACCGACTTTTGCTAGCACCAGACCGCACTGCGAAGTGAACAATGGAAGAACAAGTGCACACCAACAGAGATAGCATCCGGCAAAGTAGATGGAGCATTGGGTTCATATCAGGTCCTAGTTTAAGCCCACAAAATAGTAGTCACTCCGATCCATACTAAAGCAGCGACAATTAATATGAATCAGAGGGAGTAGTTTCTTCCATCCACCACAGGTGATCTAATTAACCTAGAGTCAGCCTCTTCTGAAGTTCTTAGCCAAAATTAACAGAACGAAGACTAGAGAGAAAATTAAAACCATTTTTTGTCAACGTTGCCAGCGTCTTCTTTCAAAGGCAGCTGAGAATCCCGGGCGTTGATGGTGTAGCTGCAGAGAAGCTGGATGACGGTGAAAGGGCGGTCGGCGACGAGGACGAACAGCTTGTGCGGCTTCACGAAATCGACGGCCCCAGCAGAGACCCTCTCCTCTTTCCCGTCCCTGAGGCTGTACACGCAGATGTGGGCTGACAAACCCCGTCGATCAATGTAGTAGACGCAGTCTGCCTCGACGGACGGGAACCTGTCGGCGTCCACGGCGAGGCACCTGTGGTGCCCGACGAAGATGGCATGCCTGCCGATGCTCTCGACGGGCACGGGCTCGGCGTCGTCGTACTTGAAAACCTTGACGCGCCCCCGCAGCCTGACGACGATCAGCACCTGTCCACCAAGTTCAACCAGGAAACGCCAGACATCTTCTTTATGAGGATTGACATGAATCAGATCGCAGATCTTGGGGAACCAGCCTTCTGATTCTGCAATGAATCCCGTTGTGGCGTCGTTGGTGTAGAGACCACCTGCGACCGCCATCCGTGCGGAATTGTAGTTAGGGTACTCCTTGGCCTTGTACCCACCGTAGAAGAAACTTTCATTGTCGGGACCAGCCACGCACGGCCTGCGAGATGAGGCGCAGAGCAAGCCGAGCAGGGGCCAGAAGCCGGAGCTGTCACTTTTAACGAAGGCGGACACCTCCTTCTCGGCGGGCACGGGCGCCGCGAACCGGACTAGGACGCCGGTGAGCGGGTTGAAGACGCGGGCGGCGTGGGGAGGGTTCCTGTTCGCCAGGACGAAGAGGCCGCCGAGGGTGGTGGCCACGACGTAGTAGCGGCGGAGCAGCGGGAGCCTCTTGCGGATGAAGCGCCCGGTGGCGGCGTTCAGCAGGAGCAGCAGCTCGCCACCAACGCCGCCGTCGCTCTGGAGCTGGAAGCCCTCGTCGAGGAGGATGACCCAGCGGCGCGGGCGGAAGCGGGGGTCGGAGGGGTCGCTCCTGGGGTCGTCGGTGGCGTCGCGCCAGCCGGAGCAGACGGCGCGGAAGTTCATGTAGCAGTCGAGGTCGTTGGTGGCGAGAAGGCAGTCGGCGACGCGGCGGACGAGGTCGGGCGGGAGGGTGGACCAGCCCGCGGCCGGAAGGACCGGCGAGGCTCGGAGACGACTTGGCAGGCCCTTTTTCTTCCTCTTGGCGGGCGGGCCGACCCGTGGCGCGCGAGCGGTAGCGGGCGAGGCCGGCATTGGAAAAGGGATGCCGCTTGTGAGCGAGGGGCAGCGGCGTGGATGGAT from Triticum urartu cultivar G1812 chromosome 3, Tu2.1, whole genome shotgun sequence encodes:
- the LOC125549144 gene encoding uncharacterized protein LOC125549144 → MQILSHFSISRQPFFDPLCSIHPRRCPSLTSGIPFPMPASPATARAPRVGPPAKRKKKGLPSRLRASPVLPAAGWSTLPPDLVRRVADCLLATNDLDCYMNFRAVCSGWRDATDDPRSDPSDPRFRPRRWVILLDEGFQLQSDGGVGGELLLLLNAATGRFIRKRLPLLRRYYVVATTLGGLFVLANRNPPHAARVFNPLTGVLVRFAAPVPAEKEVSAFVKSDSSGFWPLLGLLCASSRRPCVAGPDNESFFYGGYKAKEYPNYNSARMAVAGGLYTNDATTGFIAESEGWFPKICDLIHVNPHKEDVWRFLVELGGQVLIVVRLRGRVKVFKYDDAEPVPVESIGRHAIFVGHHRCLAVDADRFPSVEADCVYYIDRRGLSAHICVYSLRDGKEERVSAGAVDFVKPHKLFVLVADRPFTVIQLLCSYTINARDSQLPLKEDAGNVDKKWF